One stretch of Akkermansia sp. RCC_12PD DNA includes these proteins:
- a CDS encoding RHS repeat-associated core domain-containing protein produces the protein MNTPAATPGSKSSSIPAYRKWYFGSTAKPMLRGMRTASEPDPLPFEPIHEKDNHKVGPPSTSADGYNTYGTFTIPEGADGKKLYGTCSLFLGVDDWGSLEVKDSGGKVVAQVDLKENSQEAGDKGGHKYHTGTGGAQLPSGSYSWEVNQTNIDYKPEKDNVSICNYSIDVVPTEPGGKEEPEKCPCEGDTCDNSGGTPPSPSLARSGSAAGVKSSTLGNYSSAGCSVTAESTATLMYWSCNFGAFRGLGNLPAGRLELRAEENISGLENPVSLAYNHPLNSRLDVPEGGIVPGVRFNLVQGDRVIAMRCYTDGSVLPIGVDTSGGGRAALATVEGQSCLQWTVMDGSAYLFSAETGTLLTYTTADRQVISNVATYLDVRHAQDGSLRQIWNLWDGLLNVENVTAAGYLIALYTPGQITGTDEQGFYSVTGVPFKTFALSLSTDGQFTITEQTPARQPYAVTWWKNGLAWNMRRGTGEEAITTTRTRTEVEPEDSVWQLVTEISKGGIMAARTCSIYQTTDVGDLLLTRVEGYQSPEAQTTQYAYDQCGRLKTETAPDGSQIHYAYDLYGRLLTRDEPWAESGRRITRYTYAYSGEADFNDEPATETVDLLPLEGHIKTLASTAWKYTTANHVKRTEKRVTGSGVTGTHLTATEQWLAGAPDVYARGRTRMTRDLNGVQTWHDYAATTEHGALYTETVETRLNGETVPGQSTRTITWITAEGQRVREESHVLLSSGEWAITDSASYEFDTQNRWVKKTAGNGRVTQRELMCDGRLLWGIDEDGVRTDYAYDTARQLMETTRSGVTDGETVVTPETITTYTRDAQGRVLQTRTDTGAMTTQESTAYDLLGRTISTTDVLGRVTTYAYSQDGLTTTRTIPSGATFITRSAPDGTVLEESGTGQRHVIHSIDLANDGVRTFTKAICGETEIELQRMIVNGAGETLRTGVPNTVGGFMYTRNTYNAKGQLTKTQTDAETAATTMAPTLWEYDAFGNRTKETWKLADPATVSNSRITAWSYGVEQAEDGVYRVVTATSNNGQGTTYDETQKTLLSSLSPTLESKVISIDPRGNISTQWSEYGAGALRTQKSNIPTSSITATATVIDGFTTAQTDYAGIVTSQTRTYAETGIVYTQTDGRGNTTTTKTDIAGRTASVTDAAGNTTSTAYSPYFDQPSVVTNALGNAAHYKYDVRGRKTAQYGTGAQPLIFAYDEANRMVSLTTFREDAGDITTDPTGRTDGDLTTWSYDDATGLLIRKTYADGTHEDTTYNALNLKSTLTDARGIVTTWGYNLKKGVNTSVSYSDSTPGIQYAYNYLNQLMRVTDASGTRTISYNQYSEPDTDSITIGGASYQLQENYDIYGRSSGYALKQGTTVLQEVSQGYEANGRLASAGIMHGGEEQTFAYSYLAGSSLLFSLAMPNGIVRELAYEEHRDLATAINYHLGETVPVSCTQSYDALGRPVTRTRQRGTEAARNDSFSYNGRNELTAATLGTAPYGYSYDNIGNRKTAQELAEELAYTANELNQYTRIEERGETPFVPTYDASGNQTLIKTSTGIWTAAYNAANRAVSFTSRDGATVVECGYDYQGRRYMKKVTVNGTVTSHERYLYRGYLQIAALDMLNSRNVLRTLLWDPLEPVVTRPLALVQDNALYCYGVDFNKNVTEVFDAQGTIAAAYDYSPYGQVASTGDLVQPVQWSSEMNDEELALVYYNYRYYNPADGRWINRDPVAEEGGWNLYVMINNNAISWIDILGSEFKANQTEGSLAQGNMPVGWYGKTTRPIPKPEGENEISEECVEGKRKKTYKVSIKKSKKFNVTVDSYVANDQTGRAYTANGLVEIRAHEQRRVDVYQKAYDVYLKIFEKEITDKCSKSGLNKSQATIYKRKLKTWLEGKQSLAKGKFLNWSSKQQQKITNENQTYFNEEGGRWLEAGGLFDSIGSPHLVGEPEPIDMSCPQ, from the coding sequence ATGAACACTCCAGCTGCTACTCCTGGCAGCAAGTCTTCTTCCATTCCTGCTTATCGCAAATGGTACTTCGGCTCTACGGCCAAACCCATGCTGCGGGGCATGCGCACCGCTTCGGAGCCCGATCCGCTGCCGTTTGAACCAATCCACGAAAAAGACAACCACAAAGTAGGTCCTCCCAGCACCTCGGCGGACGGGTACAACACCTACGGCACCTTCACCATCCCGGAAGGAGCCGATGGCAAAAAGCTCTACGGCACCTGTTCTCTCTTCCTGGGGGTGGACGACTGGGGCAGTCTGGAGGTGAAGGACTCCGGCGGCAAGGTGGTGGCGCAGGTGGACCTGAAGGAAAACTCGCAGGAGGCGGGAGACAAGGGCGGCCACAAATACCACACGGGCACCGGCGGGGCGCAGCTGCCTTCCGGTTCCTACAGCTGGGAAGTCAACCAGACCAACATCGACTACAAGCCTGAAAAAGACAACGTCTCCATCTGCAACTACAGCATCGACGTGGTTCCGACGGAGCCGGGCGGCAAGGAGGAACCTGAGAAGTGCCCGTGCGAGGGAGACACGTGCGACAATAGCGGCGGAACGCCGCCCTCCCCGTCGCTGGCCCGGTCGGGCTCTGCGGCGGGTGTGAAAAGCAGCACACTGGGGAACTACTCCTCGGCAGGGTGCAGCGTGACGGCGGAAAGCACGGCTACGCTGATGTACTGGTCGTGCAACTTTGGGGCATTCAGGGGGCTGGGAAATCTTCCTGCGGGGCGGTTGGAACTGAGGGCTGAGGAAAACATCTCCGGCCTGGAAAACCCGGTGTCTCTGGCCTACAACCATCCCTTGAACAGCCGTCTGGACGTGCCCGAAGGGGGCATTGTGCCCGGAGTGCGGTTCAATCTGGTGCAGGGAGACCGGGTGATTGCGATGCGCTGCTACACGGACGGGTCCGTGCTGCCCATCGGGGTGGACACGTCGGGCGGAGGGCGCGCGGCTCTGGCCACGGTGGAGGGGCAATCCTGCCTGCAATGGACCGTCATGGATGGCAGCGCCTACCTCTTCTCGGCGGAAACAGGAACGCTCCTCACCTACACCACGGCCGACAGGCAGGTCATCTCCAATGTCGCCACTTATCTGGACGTCAGGCATGCCCAGGACGGCTCCCTCAGGCAAATCTGGAACCTGTGGGACGGCCTGCTCAACGTGGAAAACGTCACGGCCGCGGGCTACCTCATCGCGCTCTACACGCCGGGGCAAATCACCGGAACGGACGAACAGGGATTTTATAGCGTTACAGGCGTTCCCTTCAAAACGTTTGCCCTCTCCCTTTCCACGGACGGCCAATTCACCATCACGGAGCAGACGCCGGCCAGGCAGCCCTATGCCGTCACCTGGTGGAAAAACGGCCTGGCGTGGAACATGCGGAGGGGGACGGGAGAAGAGGCGATTACAACCACCCGCACGCGCACGGAGGTGGAACCGGAAGACTCGGTCTGGCAGCTGGTGACGGAAATCTCCAAAGGGGGCATCATGGCGGCGCGCACCTGCTCCATCTATCAAACGACGGACGTAGGCGACCTGCTGCTCACCCGGGTGGAAGGCTACCAAAGTCCGGAGGCGCAAACCACGCAATACGCCTACGACCAGTGCGGACGGCTCAAGACGGAAACGGCTCCCGACGGCAGCCAAATTCATTACGCGTATGACCTCTACGGCCGGCTGCTTACCCGCGACGAACCGTGGGCGGAAAGCGGCAGGCGCATCACGCGCTACACCTATGCCTATTCGGGAGAAGCCGACTTCAACGACGAACCCGCCACGGAAACGGTAGACCTGCTTCCACTGGAAGGGCACATCAAAACGCTGGCGTCCACCGCCTGGAAATACACGACGGCCAACCACGTCAAGAGGACGGAAAAGAGGGTCACGGGGTCAGGTGTGACGGGCACGCACCTGACGGCCACGGAACAATGGCTGGCCGGCGCGCCCGATGTCTACGCCCGCGGACGCACCCGGATGACCCGGGACCTCAACGGCGTGCAAACGTGGCACGACTACGCGGCCACGACGGAACACGGTGCCCTCTACACGGAAACGGTTGAAACGCGCCTCAACGGGGAAACCGTGCCGGGACAGAGCACGCGCACCATTACCTGGATCACGGCGGAAGGGCAGCGCGTCAGGGAGGAAAGCCACGTTCTGCTCAGCAGCGGGGAATGGGCCATCACAGACAGCGCCTCTTACGAATTTGACACGCAGAACCGGTGGGTGAAAAAGACGGCTGGCAACGGCCGGGTGACGCAGCGCGAATTGATGTGCGACGGGCGCCTGCTGTGGGGTATTGATGAAGACGGCGTCAGAACGGACTACGCCTACGACACGGCAAGACAATTGATGGAAACAACCCGCTCCGGCGTGACGGACGGGGAAACCGTCGTCACGCCGGAAACCATCACCACCTACACGAGGGACGCCCAGGGGCGTGTGCTGCAAACACGCACGGACACGGGAGCGATGACTACGCAGGAAAGCACGGCATATGATCTTCTTGGAAGAACAATCTCCACCACGGACGTCCTGGGCCGGGTCACCACCTACGCCTACAGCCAGGACGGTTTGACGACCACGCGTACCATCCCCTCCGGAGCCACATTCATCACGCGCAGCGCCCCGGACGGAACGGTCCTGGAAGAATCCGGCACGGGACAGCGTCATGTCATCCATTCCATTGACTTGGCCAATGACGGCGTTCGGACCTTCACGAAAGCCATCTGTGGTGAGACGGAAATCGAGCTGCAAAGAATGATCGTCAACGGAGCCGGGGAAACCCTGCGCACGGGCGTCCCCAACACCGTCGGCGGGTTCATGTACACGAGAAACACCTACAACGCCAAGGGACAGCTCACCAAAACACAGACGGATGCGGAAACCGCGGCCACAACGATGGCCCCGACCCTGTGGGAATACGATGCCTTCGGCAACAGAACGAAAGAAACCTGGAAGCTTGCCGATCCGGCCACCGTATCCAACTCGCGCATCACCGCGTGGAGCTACGGCGTGGAGCAGGCAGAAGATGGCGTGTACCGTGTCGTCACGGCAACCAGCAACAACGGCCAGGGCACGACCTATGACGAGACGCAAAAAACGCTTCTCTCCTCCCTCTCGCCCACGCTGGAAAGCAAGGTCATTTCCATCGACCCCAGAGGAAATATATCCACGCAGTGGAGCGAATACGGCGCGGGCGCTCTGCGGACGCAGAAAAGCAACATTCCCACCTCCAGCATCACGGCTACAGCCACGGTTATCGACGGCTTCACCACCGCGCAGACCGACTACGCAGGCATCGTAACCAGCCAAACCCGCACCTATGCGGAAACCGGCATCGTCTATACCCAAACCGACGGCCGGGGCAACACGACCACGACGAAGACCGATATTGCGGGGCGCACCGCCTCGGTGACGGACGCGGCGGGCAACACGACTTCCACCGCCTACAGTCCTTATTTCGACCAGCCTTCCGTGGTCACCAACGCCCTCGGGAATGCAGCCCATTACAAGTACGACGTCCGGGGTCGCAAGACGGCGCAATACGGCACGGGCGCCCAACCCCTGATCTTTGCCTACGACGAAGCCAACAGAATGGTAAGCCTCACCACGTTCAGGGAGGACGCGGGGGACATCACCACCGATCCCACGGGACGCACGGACGGGGACCTCACCACCTGGAGCTACGATGACGCCACGGGCCTGCTCATCCGCAAAACCTACGCGGACGGCACCCATGAGGACACTACCTACAATGCCCTGAACCTCAAATCAACGCTCACCGACGCGCGGGGGATCGTCACCACCTGGGGCTACAACCTGAAAAAGGGGGTCAACACCTCCGTCTCCTACAGCGACTCCACGCCCGGCATCCAATACGCCTACAACTACCTCAACCAGCTGATGAGGGTGACGGATGCTTCCGGTACGCGCACCATCTCCTACAACCAATACAGCGAACCGGACACCGATAGCATCACGATAGGGGGAGCCTCCTACCAGCTCCAGGAAAACTACGATATCTACGGCCGGTCCTCCGGCTACGCCTTAAAGCAGGGAACCACCGTTCTTCAGGAAGTCAGCCAGGGGTATGAAGCCAACGGGCGGCTTGCCAGTGCCGGAATCATGCACGGAGGAGAAGAACAGACATTCGCCTACAGCTATCTGGCAGGAAGCAGCCTGCTCTTCAGCCTGGCGATGCCCAACGGCATCGTCAGGGAACTTGCCTATGAAGAACACCGCGACCTGGCAACAGCCATCAACTACCATCTGGGAGAAACCGTGCCGGTCTCGTGCACCCAGAGCTACGACGCATTGGGACGCCCGGTCACCCGCACCCGGCAGCGGGGAACCGAAGCTGCCCGCAATGACAGCTTCAGCTACAACGGCAGAAATGAACTCACCGCAGCTACCCTGGGCACCGCCCCCTACGGTTACAGCTACGACAACATCGGCAACCGCAAGACGGCGCAGGAACTGGCCGAGGAACTCGCCTACACAGCCAACGAACTCAACCAGTACACCCGCATTGAAGAAAGGGGGGAAACGCCTTTTGTGCCGACGTACGACGCCTCGGGCAACCAGACGCTGATCAAAACATCAACGGGTATCTGGACGGCCGCTTACAACGCGGCCAACCGGGCGGTGAGCTTCACCAGCCGGGACGGCGCTACGGTGGTGGAATGCGGGTACGACTACCAGGGCCGCCGCTACATGAAGAAAGTAACCGTCAACGGAACGGTCACCAGCCATGAACGCTACCTGTACCGCGGCTACCTGCAGATAGCTGCGCTGGACATGCTCAACAGCCGGAACGTGCTTCGGACACTGTTGTGGGATCCTCTGGAACCGGTGGTCACACGGCCTCTGGCTCTGGTGCAGGATAATGCCCTGTACTGCTATGGCGTTGACTTTAACAAGAACGTGACGGAGGTGTTCGACGCGCAGGGAACAATCGCGGCGGCTTACGATTACTCACCCTATGGACAGGTTGCTTCCACGGGAGACCTTGTCCAGCCCGTGCAGTGGTCCAGCGAGATGAACGACGAAGAACTCGCCCTGGTCTATTACAATTACCGCTATTACAACCCGGCTGATGGCAGGTGGATTAATCGCGATCCCGTCGCCGAAGAAGGGGGATGGAATCTTTATGTCATGATCAATAATAATGCTATAAGTTGGATTGACATTCTAGGATCGGAATTTAAAGCTAATCAAACCGAAGGCTCATTAGCTCAAGGTAATATGCCTGTTGGTTGGTATGGAAAAACCACTCGGCCTATACCAAAACCTGAAGGTGAAAATGAGATTTCCGAGGAATGCGTGGAAGGAAAACGAAAGAAAACATATAAAGTTTCTATAAAGAAATCAAAAAAATTTAATGTTACTGTTGATTCATATGTAGCCAACGATCAAACCGGGCGAGCGTACACGGCTAATGGATTGGTTGAAATTCGAGCACACGAGCAAAGACGGGTTGATGTTTATCAAAAGGCCTATGACGTCTATCTCAAAATATTTGAAAAAGAAATCACCGATAAATGTTCTAAATCAGGGTTGAACAAGTCCCAGGCGACTATTTATAAACGTAAGTTAAAAACTTGGTTGGAAGGAAAACAATCCCTTGCTAAAGGCAAGTTTTTAAATTGGTCGAGTAAACAGCAGCAGAAGATTACAAATGAAAATCAAACATATTTTAATGAAGAAGGAGGCAGATGGTTAGAAGCTGGGGGACTGTTTGACTCCATTGGATCTCCACATCTGGTTGGAGAGCCTGAACCTATAGATATGAGTTGCCCACAATAA
- a CDS encoding RHS repeat-associated core domain-containing protein, whose amino-acid sequence MKKVTVNGTVTSHERYLYRGYLQLAALDMLNRRNVLRTLLWDPLEPMATRPLALVQDNALYCYGVDFNKNVTEVFDAQGTIAAAYDYSLYGHVASTGDLVQPVQWSSEMNDAELALVYYNYRYYNPVDGRWINRDPIAEEGGWNLYGFVKNDAISKNDLLGMAVTTLDTPAGIQAIINLAKVTGAGVELRPIN is encoded by the coding sequence ATGAAGAAAGTAACCGTCAACGGAACGGTCACCAGCCATGAACGCTACCTGTACCGCGGCTACCTGCAACTAGCGGCCCTGGACATGCTCAACCGCCGGAACGTGCTCCGGACACTGTTGTGGGATCCCCTGGAACCGATGGCCACGCGGCCTCTGGCTCTGGTGCAGGATAATGCCCTGTACTGCTATGGCGTTGACTTTAACAAGAATGTGACGGAGGTGTTCGACGCGCAGGGAACAATCGCGGCGGCTTACGATTACTCTCTCTATGGACACGTGGCTTCCACGGGAGACCTTGTCCAGCCGGTGCAGTGGTCCAGCGAGATGAACGACGCGGAACTCGCCCTGGTCTATTACAATTACCGCTATTACAACCCGGTTGATGGCAGGTGGATCAACAGAGATCCCATCGCTGAAGAAGGGGGTTGGAATTTGTACGGGTTTGTTAAGAACGACGCCATAAGTAAAAATGATTTATTGGGGATGGCTGTAACTACTTTGGATACGCCTGCAGGGATACAAGCTATAATAAATTTGGCTAAAGTTACAGGAGCAGGAGTTGAATTACGGCCAATCAATTAA